The following proteins come from a genomic window of Lolium rigidum isolate FL_2022 chromosome 5, APGP_CSIRO_Lrig_0.1, whole genome shotgun sequence:
- the LOC124656243 gene encoding UPF0481 protein At3g47200-like: MDKYNVRIEHEPSMGSSSWVVEMEKTIGVIDPAVEMARWKRHSIYLVPERIKNLHNSKAYRPELVSLGPFHHGEPDLLPMEEHKRRAVVHLVKRSRKPLRQFVAAVAEVTQQLQDAYKDLGDEWRGPDNCERFVELMVTDGCFLLEAMRMDALQGKVHEDYAPNDPVFSQYGYLYLWLYIQSDMLVMENQLPLLLLHRLLLVLDHERYQNAREISKLVLDSLCPWHRHMVDTNPPGLHPLDILHQSLTHDDHQDRKGSKAYVMPPAMEIHEAGIIFKVSDTDNLLDVHFKHGVLSMPAMRVDEGTEKRFLNLMAFERLHPPAGNDVTAYVIFMDNMISSAKDVALLRSKMIIESGLGSDEEVAKLLNNTLNKGGVMSPSSRLHDVQRQVNAHCMKSFNRWRANFIQTYLRNPWVFISLVATVILLVATLLQTFYTVAPFYKLTS, from the exons ATGGACAAGTACAACGTAAGGATAGAGCACGAACCATCCATGGGCTCTAGCAGCTGGGTGGTGGAGATGGAGAAGACGATCGGCGTCATCGacccggcggtggagatggcgcggTGGAAGAGGCACTCCATCTACCTGGTGCCGGAGCGAATCAAGAACCTGCACAACAGCAAGGCGTACCGGCCGGAGCTGGTGTCACTGGGCCCCTTCCACCACGGCGAGCCCGACCTGCTCCCCATGGAGGAGCACAAGCGCCGGGCGGTGGTGCACCTGGTCAAGCGCTCCCGCAAGCCGCTGCGGCAGTTCGTCGCCGCCGTGGCGGAGGTGACGCAGCAGCTTCAGGACGCCTACAAGGACCTCGGCGACGAGTGGCGAGGGCCGGACAACTGCGAGCGGTTCGTAGAGCTCATGGTCACAGACGGCTGCTTCCTGCTGGAGGCCATGAGGATGGACGCGCTGCAGGGGAAGGTACACGAGGATTACGCGCCCAACGACCCAGTCTTTAGCCAGTACGGCTACCTGTACTTGTGGCTATATATCCAATCTGACATGCTAGTCATGGAGAATCAGCTGCCTCTGCTTCTTCTCCACAGGCTACTACTCGTTCTAGATCATGAAAGATATCAG AACGCTCGAGAGATCAGCAAGTTGGTGCTTGATTCCCTATGTCCGTGGCACCGACACATGGTTGATACTAATCCTCCGGGGCTCCATCCCCTCGACATCTTACACCAAAGCCTCACCCATGATGACCACCAAGACCGCAAAGGATCAAAAGCGTATGTCATGCCCCCTGCAATGGAGATCCACGAAGCAGGAATCATCTTCAAGGTGAGTGACACTGACAACCTCCTGGACGTCCACTTCAAACACGGCGTGCTAAGCATGCCGGCGATGAGGGTCGACGAAGGCACCGAGAAGAGGTTCCTCAATCTGATGGCATTCGAACGGTTGCACCCTCCTGCTGGCAACGACGTGACGGCGTACGTGATCTTCATGGACAACATGATCAGCTCGGCCAAGGATGTAGCGCTCCTCAGATCTAAGATGATCATCGAGAGTGGATTGGGCAGTGACGAGGAGGTGGCCAAGCTCCTCAACAATACATTAAACAAGGGAGGAGTGATGAGCCCGTCAAGCAGGCTCCACGACGTGCAGCGGCAGGTGAATGCCCACTGCATGAAGAGCTTTAATCGGTGGCGGGCTAACTTCATACAAACCTACTTGAGGAACCCTTGGGTGTTCATTTCCCTCGTCGCCACTGTTATCCTACTAGTCGCCACACTCTTGCAAACCTTCTATACTGTTGCACCCTTTTACAAGCTCACGTcgtag